From a region of the Lactuca sativa cultivar Salinas chromosome 4, Lsat_Salinas_v11, whole genome shotgun sequence genome:
- the LOC128133935 gene encoding AP-2 complex subunit alpha-2-like gives MQVSAYLLGEYSHLLARRPGCSPKDIFVIIHEKLPTVSTPTISNLLSTYAKILMHSQPPDPELQNQIWAIFSKYETCIDTEIQQRAVEYFALSRKGEALMDILAEMPKFPEREVYLSVGF, from the exons ATGCAGGTTAGCGCTTATCTGCTTGGAGAATACAGCCATCTTTTGGCCAGACGACCTGGTTGTAGCCCAAAGGACATTTTTGTCATTATACATGAGAAACTTCCTACTGTATC GACTCCAACAATATCCAATCTTCTCTCAACATACGCAAAGATTTTGATGCACTCTCAACCACCAGATCCCGAATTACAAAACCAGATCTGGGCAATATTCAGCAA ATATGAAACATGCATTGATACTGAGATACAACAAAGAGCTGTGGAGTATTTTGCATTGAGTAGGAAAGGTGAAGCCCTGATGGATATATTAGCAGAAATGCCAAAGTTCCCTGAACGTGAGGTATATTTAAGCGTAGGGTTttaa
- the LOC128133702 gene encoding AP-2 complex subunit alpha-1-like, translated as MVKIPSVDHNSVSVDQELTQANGISHEVDHPQPDILGGLLSPLAIEAPPPPVSEDDALALAPVQEQDNIVKPIGDTAERFHALCLKDSGVLYEDPYVQIGIKADWRGHQGRLVIFLGNKTTSSLTSVQAVVLPPSHLKLELSSAKNKLQTKQTMVFVVHTQPSLTTHLFSRAKELGMMGEGYMWIITSKTTNLLNSMDVEAIKSMQGLWVSDRIFQHQESFTTLLQNGGRNIMQLIKETISRKSIIDFIQVRMNQEEPLNELVKQLKTR; from the exons ATGGTCAAAATCCCCAGCGTTGACCATAACTCTGTGAgcgttgaccaagagttgactcaAGCTAATGGAATTTCACATGAAGTTGACCACCCTCAACCTGATATTCTTGGAGGTCTTTTAAGCCCACTGGCTATTGAAGCACCTCCTCCTCCTGTAAGTGAAGATGATGCATTAGCTCTTGCACCTGTTCAAGAGCAAGATAATATTGTAAAG CCAATAGGAGACACTGCAGAAAGATTTCATGCCCTGTGTCTTAAAGATAGTGGAGTTCTATATGAAGATCCTTATGTTCAG attggtatcaaagcagacTGGCGAGGTCATCAAGGTCGCCTAGTCATCTTTTTGGGGAACAAAACAACTTCTTCACTCACTTCAGTTCAAGCAGTGGTTTTGCCTCCATCTCATTTAAAACTGGAACTCTCATCAGCAAAGAACAAGCTTCAAACCAAGCAAACCATGGTGTTTGTCGTCCATACACAGCCTTCTCTAACAACCCATCTTTTTTCCAGGGCAAAAGAGTTGGGCATGATGGGTGAAGGATACATGTGGATCATAACAAGTAAGACTACCAACTTGTTGAATTCCATGGATGTTGAAGCAATCAAATCGATGCAGGGGCTGTGGGTTTCAGATCGTATTTTCCAGCATCAAGAAAGCTTCACAACTTTGCTTCAAAATGGAGGGAGGAACATTATGCAATTAATAAAAGAAACCATTTCAAGAAAGTCAATTATAGACTTCATTCAAGTAAGAATGAATCAAGAAGAGCCCTTGAATGAATTGGTCAAGCAATTAAAAACAAGATAG